ATGGTCACAAGCTAAGGCAACCTTCACGTTCACCTCCTTTGTGGCCGAATTATACTCTAACTCCACCACTCCTCTTCCTTTGACTCCATAACAGTTTCTACTATAAGAAGAACTACAGAGAAAACATTTGCAACTAAAGCTCCCCAGGCCAAGGCCTCCACCAAACTGAGTCTTGTTCCCATTTCGTAGAATATGAGGGCAGGAATTAGGTGAAGGTCGGCTGCAAGGCTTGTTGCTAAGAGCTCTGCACTGAGAGTTTTTTTACTTCCGAGCTTAAGAAGAG
The window above is part of the Balnearium lithotrophicum genome. Proteins encoded here:
- a CDS encoding DUF6394 family protein, with the protein product MDWGKVGTAFFVMMSLTTTVGFVYDKDPYELIASVTFNLIATLLKLGSKKTLSAELLATSLAADLHLIPALIFYEMGTRLSLVEALAWGALVANVFSVVLLIVETVMESKEEEWWS